From the Primulina tabacum isolate GXHZ01 chromosome 15, ASM2559414v2, whole genome shotgun sequence genome, one window contains:
- the LOC142527619 gene encoding F-box/kelch-repeat protein At3g06240-like → MTSQLPQEILIEILSRLPAKSVGKCRCVSKPWNNLLSSPLFTSKSHQENLILISSSRSLHTISTTQMDGFSRNLDLLPDTWDVIVGSSDGLVFLTNEEDGKFLVNPITLQKVHVQDSPLALYKPGSFSMHGFGYDSSSDDYKIVTLSYFDTDNEYEPDCADTFVDVYSVKTGVWKRLDSSPYDHAVPDLASGAFVNGAIHWLASGRDQESGYPSVIAAFDLAREAFDEIPAPSGVDVYRFVFNKLVVLGGCLCMIDSMGSDEIDVWVMKEYGLVDSWTKFSIKSDRGRDVVKPLCYVGDGEVVFLTEEESFVVYDPKSGTFRDMVADGVPAKFLDGGTFVESLVSPVFNYQV, encoded by the coding sequence ATGACTTCCCAGTTGCCCCAAGAAATCTTGATCGAAATCCTCTCCAGACTTCCTGCGAAATCCGTAGGCAAGTGCAGGTGCGTATCAAAACCATGGAACAATCTACTTTCGAGCCCGCTATTCACTTCCAAAAGCCACcaagagaatctcattctcatctccTCTTCTCGCTCCCTTCATACCATATCCACAACCCAAATGGATGGCTTTTCAAGAAACCTCGACTTGTTACCAGATACTTGGGATGTCATCGTGGGTTCGTCCGATGGTTTGGTATTCTTAACAAACGAAGAAGATGGTAAGTTTTTGGTGAATCCCATTACTCTGCAGAAGGTGCATGTACAGGATTCTCCCTTGGCTTTGTATAAACCAGGGAGCTTTAGCATGCATGGATTTGGGTATGATAGTTCCAGTGATGATTATAAGATTGTTACACTTTCATATTTTGATACTGATAATGAATATGAGCCAGATTGTGCTGATACGTTTGTGGATGTGTATTCTGTGAAAACTGGTGTTTGGAAAAGACTTGATAGTTCCCCTTACGATCACGCTGTCCCTGACCTTGCCTCTGGGGCTTTTGTGAATGGAGCCATTCATTGGTTGGCTAGTGGTCGGGACCAGGAATCCGGTTACCCATCCGTCATTGCGGCTTTCGATCTGGCCCGTGAGGCGTTTGACGAAATTCCTGCTCCAAGTGGTGTTGATGTGTACAGATTCGTGTTCAACAAACTTGTGGTTCTTGGAGGGTGTCTTTGTATGATCGATAGTATGGGGAGCGATGAAATAGATGTTTGGGTTATGAAAGAGTATGGTCTGGTAGATTCTTGGACCAAATTCAGTATAAAGAGTGATCGTGGACGGGATGTAGTTAAGCCTTTGTGCTATGTTGGGGATGGAGAAGTTGTGTTTCTAACAGAAGAGGAGAGTTTTGTCGTTTATGATCCGAAATCAGGGACGTTTAGGGACATGGTTGCTGATGGAGTTCCAGCAAAGTTTTTGGATGGAGGAACCTTTGTGGAGAGTCTCGTTTCACCAGTTTTCAATTATCAAGTTTGA